CTTTAAAAggcttattttaaatgtagcATGATAGCTGCTTAGTATGGGGAATGTTTTAGGATGATTAATAGCTTAAAGCCATGTTTTGACAAAGTTTTTGGATTTACAATCCAATTATAATAGATTTTGATTGATATATTCCTTATATCAATTGAAGACTATTAAgggttataaaaattaatagagttaaattcaaaaaaaaatccctcTCTATGCCACATCTACTTCGTCTTGCTCCTCGTCCACCACATCATCCACACTCATCCCGTATAATTCCAAGTCGTGCTGCTTGAGATGTGCCGTATAAGCGTCCAATTCCGTAAATCTCTGATGACACTCGCAGCATTCCAGGCAGTCTTCTATAGAACTCTCGCCATCATCATCACTTTCGTAATTGGAAGTAGTCTTTAGCTGATCTAGATGACTGGTTTTGTGATCAGCGTACTCCAGGTAGTCCCTGAACTTTAAGGGACACCTAAGACACTTGTACCAGCGATCTCTGACATGAGTGACCATGTGTTTCTTAAGAGTGGAACACTCTCTAAAGGGTTTTCTACACTTGGAGCAGCTAAACGGCTTTTCTCCAGTGTGGATCATATAGTGGCGTTTAAGATTATGACGAGTTCCGAATGGACGATGACATAAAGGACAGGGATAACATCTGCGACTGCGATTTATGGGCTTTCCCGATGTATTTCCATCATTGCTCAAGGAAGATGATGAGTTGGCACTGCTGCAACTGCGGGGAAGTGGTGGACGACTTGGCTGCATGGCTTGGGTAACCTTATCAGGCGGAGTTTGAATAGCTGGTATTAAAGTGACCAGCAAAGTCGGCGGTGTTTCTGGTTGTGGCTGTGCCTCATCCTCTGGCTCatcctcttcctcctcctcgtctTCTTCCATTTTCTCTGCATTCTCCTCCATGGTTCTGTCGCCCAACTCATCTGGCTGGGGTTTAACCATGAGATTCTTGCTCTCACAATCCGCACACCTGGTGGAATCCTGCTCCAAAGGTTGGCCCAAGTGACAGATCATGCAGATGAACCGAGGATCATGTGAGTGCCTTCGACGGTGCTTTTTAAGATCACTAAACTCCCGAAAACGACGATCGCAGAGATCGCATGGAAAAGGCCGCTCACCTGAAagaaacattattaaaatagaTCAGTTGATATTTTCTATTGAATGTTCGATATTTGATACCTGTATGTATCATCATGTGACGTCTTAGATTGTAATTGGATTGCACTTTTTTCCCGCAGTCAGGACACTCGAACAGGTGACGTCCCCTTCTGTTGACATATGGACGTTTCTTTGCTGATCTCCTCGACGACGAAGGTTTCTTCCTGATCACTGGTTCTGGCTCTTGCTCCTCCTCTTGGTCGGAATGCACAATGATGACCTGCTCCTGGGGATTCTGACTCTGGCCTTCCGTTTGCTCCTGCACGTTTAAAACACAACTAACAGTGTTCGATGGAAGATTGATCTCTTCCTCTCCTTCGCTAATTGGATCCTGATCACTATCGCTTAGTTCGATTTCTGCCACAATCCTGTGCTGTTGTCTGGGAATAAGTTCGATATCTGGGGATATCCTTTTTATGGAAGAATTCCAGTGTGCTAAACTCCTGGCTGCGCTGATGATCAAACCGGGTTGGACCTCCTCTTCATCTAGTTCGATTACCTTCTGGTATTTTCGCGCCTCTGCTTCCCTTCTTTCCTTCTCCCTTTTCTCCTGTTCCTTTATTCTCTTTAGTTCCAACTCCTTTTCTTGCTGTTGCTGTCCGATTCTCCAAAGGAATCCCTTGATTTTCACATCATCTATGGAGACAAAGTTCTCTTCAGGTTCCTCGTATTCATATCTGACCGGATCGGGAGGAATTAAGCCGCAGCTGGCGTCGCAGCTAGCGTCGCAGCAGGCAGTGGCAGAGCAGCAGGACATAAGAGTGCAATCATTGCAACATTCCACGCAGGACGATGACTTTTTTAGAGCCAGCTCCATTTTGTCTGCAAGGATAGTAATATAATTAACAAGTTAATTGtgtagaaatttaaataaacgccATTCCTTAGTTTTGTTAATAGATTTTCTGGtgtataataattaaaatcccTTATCGCAGTGGTTAacgttaatacaaattaaattgccgTGTTACTATTTCAAACTTATAACCAGCAAAGAGATTTAGATACACTGGCTAaaggttaaaataaattttaaatattgtactAATTAAAGCTAGTGCTCTCTTAAGGATGCTGACCAATCTGGTATACTAAATCTCCGAACGGTTCGGATAATTCATAAAGTTGGTGTAGGTCTCATCTAGTCTATACTACATCTTGTAAATGATTTGGTAGTTTGTACATTCCTTGGCAATCCTGTTAAATTAAGTAATGCTCCCCAACGCATACGAACCATATGATCAGCAAGGAGATTCCGATCCAATGAATTCTTCTGCAATCTGCAATCTACTCTTCTCTCTCCGCAACACTGCACTCCTTTTCTTCGCTTTTATCCGCAAGTTTTCTGCGCTCGGCGATGGCGATTCAAGCTGCGTCTGCCGTGCGAAGAAGTGAAGAAGAAACTGGATTCGCGATTCGCGATTTGCGGCTTGCCGAGCAGCAACCTCtcgacaaaaacaacaaatcgcCGCAAAAGTCGAGCTTCGGTCGGCGTCGACGCTGACTGCGCTGCGGCAGCGCTGCTCGCTCTGTGAATCAGCGAAGCGAGCagagaacaacaacaatacgaGCGGCGCTTaaggctttttttttggtatacgAACGTGAGCCTTAACCCACCTCCCCCTTTTGCGTGTTAACTTGATTTTTCTTCGGGCCACGCGAAATacgaaaaacaaagaaaatgaCCCAACAACAAAggctaaaacaaaaacaattacagGCAGAGCAACAGGcgaagcaacaacaacgacaacagcTCATGATTTTCAAGATTGCTCAGACAGGCAAAGGCGTAGCCAGGATTTAAGTCAGGGGGGAAAGGAAGAAAGGACTACATATTAAAGGGGACAATCTAAAAAATTCCAATCTATTAAAAAGTatgttgattttttaattatagtgCAGGGGGTCTTTTAGTTGGGACAGTCAATATATTCCGAAATTGTTCACGCTATTTTCTGTTATTATCTTGTCCTTTTTGGGGACTACACTTTTGGAACATAAGCCGAAGCCAATGTTTCAATCTCtccaacaattttttttaaatcttttacatttattcttttattttgttaaaagcACGGTACTGTATTTCAAAAGGGGGCAGCTGCTCCCCTTCTTTATATTCCTACCTACGCCCTTGCAGAGAGGCGAAATGAGAGCTGGAGAGAGGTGGATTGAGGAGAGTGGGTGAGTGGGAGTACGGAAGCGTGGAGAGAGCGGTGGGAGGAACAGCGGAAAAGGGAGCAGCGTGACCAAAGCgtaaaagcaacaacaacaaacacttCTAAGAGCAGCGACGCCGACGTCAGCGTCgacgccaaaaaaaaattttattgacgTCCGAGCAGCAGCGCCAAAGTAAAACCGTGCGCCTTCATTTTTATTCGCAATTCGAAattgcttttctttttatatctagcattgttgttggtttccttcttttatatacatatgtacatatccACACATCTACATATGTACATGCATACATGTTTTTCAATAATTGACTTAATTATTGGCTGGTGCTCTTTTACTCCCCATTTTCAGGATAAGCTTTTTCGAAAACATTTTGATCGTTTTTTATGGAGATAAGcagaaatttatatatgtatgattGAAGGAAAgtttttcgatttcatttttcgttgttaaataaatataactttcttaaattttttctttaatttcaagGGATAGTGCTTTTAACAAAACCAGTTGCGTTTCTTTTAGTATTGATTTTAGTGTGtcctaaaaaataattggatTCCATATCACGAACCATCTGCcaccaaaatatttgaaagtaaACGCCCATATGCCAGCTCTAAATTATGATCCCTGAGATCCTTCTTTGTAATAAgaatagatttatttttatatttattcttaccttatgaaaagaaaacgaattcactttaaaaattattgtaattggTAAATAGGTGAAAAAATCTAGTTGGCTACTTCCTTTGTTCTTTCTTATGTATTTAGAATTAATTagatttacatttttcagaACTTATTAGATATTCAAAAAGTAAGCCCTTGATTTTAAGTGTCACTTTTGAAGGCTAGGATAGCGTGTTTTCTTCTAATTTGTATTCCATTAACGTGGGTAGTTGAGTTCTGCCCCCGGTGCCATCAAGCCAGATCCCCAGATCCGCTCTGAATGCTTGGCTAGGCTCCCCTTTGGTGTCTCGAACTCGGAATATTGGCAATCGTGACTGCACCGCTTACTTATTTCGTTCGCTATAAACTCGTTTATATTGGATCCACACACACGTCCAGTCGCATGAAGTGAACAGAACGAACGCCCACTCGACTTGGTCCGTGTGGAATCGACTTATCGGTCTCGGTCTCGGTCTTTGGCTTTTGGACCTCGATGTCAGCCTGGGGGATTGGCGTCCGTGTACGATGTGCGAGGTTCCAGTATCTACCCATGCACATTATTATATCCTATCTGTGTGGGGAACCAGTATGTCGGTGCTCGCAAATGGGGAGCAATGCTCGGCATCTCAGTCTCCAGGTGTTCGAACTTTTCACCGCCTGTGtatgcatacatacatatatggaTGGATACATACTCAAGCTTGGAGGTGCCTTACATAAAAGGCTTGTATATGGTTGCACGATTAAGTGCTCGGAGATATTGTTATTAACCTTGGGACTTTTCAAAATAGTAATTGTCTTTATCTTAGTATCTACTCGTTAtcttaataaattgaaaagtatttataaactccttttaaataaagaattagttttatcatattttcttgatggtgtaaataaataggaaaactttaattatatactaaaagattttaaattaaaaaaaaggttttcaaATTCTTGAAAGCTTTTCATAAActccattaaaataaaaaaacagttgtataatatttcattgatgatgtaatataaataaggaaacttaaattgtatactgaaataatttaaatttaaaaaaaaggcatGCGAAATCTTCAATTTTTAAGatgttgtttattgtttttattaaatatgataTTTTGATATGTTCAAATTAAAGGTTCGATTCCTATAACGAAAGTACGATCAGGACAAATGTACAAACCTCCATTGCACCAAAAgacaatcaaaaaataaaaacaaacaattgtgatctattgaaaaaatgtttaataggCAATTCTTTCGTTTTGGATCGTTTCTAAGTATAACTTTTCTGAAACTACGTAAATTCGCTTACCATAACTAGAGTCGAATTGTAAACCTATAttttatatgcgtatataaaTATAGATCAGTTTGTGATTAGGGATACGCGCAGATATCGCCTCGATTAAATTGGATCACATTACAGGCAATATAATGTTGGATTACATACATAGAGGAAACATATTTGGCaaaattgggttttttttgtaGCTAATTCTAGGGTGAGGCGGCGACTAATAACGAAACTAAAGTAACCATATATGGTATATGGGCGTATTAACTTTAAACTTAGATACAAAAAAGGGATTGTTTAATCGAAACATtgtaaatgaaaaacataTCATAACACAAGGATCGGGGAAAAACTCTGGCTATATATTATAAACCTTAGGCtaacacattaaaaacaaatgtttgctAGGGATGAAAGGGCGAGAGAGTGTGTGTTTTTGATAGATGATATGCAAGATGGTTTAGAACTTGAGACAAACAACTTAACTATGTACAACGAAGCTACGGACTAATATTTAGCAAGTCGGGGGATCGATGAGAGACCCCAACTAAAGCGTGCATGTGATTGGGtgttttgggtcgattttttttttacaaaaatcatAGTACCGCTTTTTGATCTTTGGACTTTTTAAGGAAACTTTGCTTTGAATACTacagaacattttaaaattttaaatgtttgctgTTTACATTACTTTtgatttgaaatgttttttcaaAGGCATCATTTCGATTATTGCTTACATGTTGTGTACCTAGGGTATAggtacatttttgaaaaactgtttttttttttatgtttctcATCTTTCTTTgcatctttaatatttttggaaatgcaatttaatattgaGCATAACCTTCACGTAGCTTTTAAATCCTTTTGACACTCTGCAACTTAAGTTTCTTGGAAGACAAGAGGCATGGCTATTCTTTTCGCTTTCTTACACGTGAACAATTAACAAGTTAATGCAGTTCCTATAGTTTTCAAAGTAAATTACATAAAATGAACCAAAGATGAACTCTTGGCGCCTGagattatttcattatttaagcATCCCTAAAATCGACCCCTAAGCTAAGCTAAATTGCGTACGAAACTCCACCCGATTCTTAAAGCTTTTGCGGCACATCCTTGCCGGTGGCTCCTGTTCTTTCGTGATTAACGACGAACTTCTTGGCGCCCGACAATCCCTGCTTGTTGATATAGAAGCTCTTCTGGGCCAGCGGCGAACCCCCACCATCCGAATCGACCACCAAGCGATTGAGGAAAGTGGCTGCTGTTTTGGCACCACTGTCGCAGGAGGATGACTCTATGCTGATGGTGGAACATCCACCGATGGAGGAAGTCTCGCTTTTGGCATCGTCCATTAGGGTGGCATCATCGACCAGGTCGTTGACCAGCACCTGAGTGCTGGACGATGCGGTGGACAGTATGGAGGAGGTGCGACTGCGGCAGGAGGTGAGCGTCTCCGATTCTGGTATCGAGATGCCCTCGTCGATGCTTTGGCTCTGGCTTCCGCCGGAAACGAGGCACATGGCCGCCTCCAGATTGAGCCCACTGCCCACTCCTCCAGGCGAAGCGGAAACGGGCGACGGACAGCCCGAGCTGCtgctattgttattgtttagaCCACCTCCGCTCACCGTGTTATTTGTGCACAGCTTCGAGATGAGCAACTTGGGTGTTATCCGGCCATCAAAGGTACCGGAATCAGGACTGGGACACACCGACGAGGGCGATTGGCACACCGGTGAGGAGCCGCGACTGAAAAAGATGGAGTTATATTAACTTGAGTacggaaattaattttaattctgtttgAGAATAGGGCAGTCCacaacattatttaaatgtcaGCGAAAATGTGCAAATGTTCTTACGAATTTCTTTGAGATTTTATAGACCCACACACAAATACACATTTTGCAATTCATTTTACTCGTGTTTAACTTATTGAATATTTGCTTGTTCATGTTCATTGCATTTCTAATATCATTTTAATTACAGCTTCGTTACAACAAATCTTtatagcatttatttttagtcctATGCAAAATATAAAGGCATCTACTATACAATTAGAAATGTAAATTAGACACAGAAAagctaaatattattttcagataAGGTTTGAAGTAATTATTTTAgctattaaacaaaattgggtacaaaattgtttaataagtaaataggtaaacataaaaatagctttgataTGTGCCTATCAACATTTGCTGCTTTAAAAGTT
This genomic stretch from Drosophila gunungcola strain Sukarami unplaced genomic scaffold, Dgunungcola_SK_2 000001F, whole genome shotgun sequence harbors:
- the LOC128262844 gene encoding myeloid zinc finger 1 gives rise to the protein MELALKKSSSCVECCNDCTLMSCCSATACCDASCDASCGLIPPDPVRYEYEEPEENFVSIDDVKIKGFLWRIGQQQQEKELELKRIKEQEKREKERREAEARKYQKVIELDEEEVQPGLIISAARSLAHWNSSIKRISPDIELIPRQQHRIVAEIELSDSDQDPISEGEEEINLPSNTVSCVLNVQEQTEGQSQNPQEQVIIVHSDQEEEQEPEPVIRKKPSSSRRSAKKRPYVNRRGRHLFECPDCGKKVQSNYNLRRHMMIHTGERPFPCDLCDRRFREFSDLKKHRRRHSHDPRFICMICHLGQPLEQDSTRCADCESKNLMVKPQPDELGDRTMEENAEKMEEDEEEEEDEPEDEAQPQPETPPTLLVTLIPAIQTPPDKVTQAMQPSRPPLPRSCSSANSSSSLSNDGNTSGKPINRSRRCYPCPLCHRPFGTRHNLKRHYMIHTGEKPFSCSKCRKPFRECSTLKKHMVTHVRDRWYKCLRCPLKFRDYLEYADHKTSHLDQLKTTSNYESDDDGESSIEDCLECCECHQRFTELDAYTAHLKQHDLELYGMSVDDVVDEEQDEVDVA